In Ruminiclostridium papyrosolvens DSM 2782, the following proteins share a genomic window:
- the thiH gene encoding 2-iminoacetate synthase ThiH, with protein sequence MIKTNHMEYQKGMEAIDSNIMNQVLKLTNEYDYSKYTFEDVETALMKSWLSPDDYGAILSPAAAPYLEYMARNAAMETRKHFGSSVSMFTPLYIANYCENHCVYCGFNCHNKIRRGKLNSLEMEEELKEIATTGLREILILTGEARNASGVQYIGDAVKLASRYFSTVGLEIYPLNSDEYAYLHECGADFVCVYQETYNPDKYQQVHPSGPKRIFPYRFNAQERALLGGMRGVAFGALLGLDDFRKDAFAAGLHAYFIQQKYPHAEISFSVPRLRPFINNEENNPNDVHEKQLLQVMLAYRLFMPFAGITISTRERAGFRDNVVGLAANKISAGVSVGVGGHKNDEKGDEQFEISDSRSVDEVHEMILSRGLQPVYSDYIRV encoded by the coding sequence ATGATAAAAACAAATCATATGGAATATCAAAAAGGCATGGAGGCAATTGATTCAAATATAATGAATCAGGTTCTGAAGCTTACAAATGAATATGACTATAGCAAATATACCTTCGAAGATGTTGAGACAGCTCTCATGAAATCATGGCTGTCCCCGGATGATTATGGAGCCATACTTTCTCCTGCGGCTGCACCCTATCTGGAATATATGGCACGCAATGCAGCAATGGAAACAAGAAAGCATTTTGGTAGTTCAGTCAGCATGTTTACACCTCTGTACATAGCCAACTACTGCGAAAACCATTGCGTTTACTGTGGCTTTAACTGTCATAATAAAATTCGCCGCGGAAAACTCAACTCTTTAGAGATGGAGGAAGAACTAAAGGAAATTGCAACGACGGGGCTTCGGGAGATATTGATTTTAACAGGAGAAGCCCGTAATGCTTCAGGAGTTCAATATATAGGGGATGCCGTAAAGCTTGCTTCACGATATTTTTCTACTGTAGGACTTGAAATATACCCTCTAAATTCAGATGAATATGCGTATTTGCATGAGTGCGGAGCGGATTTTGTCTGTGTATATCAGGAAACCTACAACCCCGACAAGTACCAACAGGTACATCCAAGCGGCCCAAAGAGGATTTTTCCGTACAGGTTCAACGCTCAGGAGCGTGCCTTACTTGGAGGTATGAGGGGCGTGGCCTTTGGTGCTTTGCTGGGTTTGGATGATTTTCGCAAGGATGCCTTTGCCGCAGGCCTTCACGCATATTTCATTCAACAGAAATATCCTCATGCAGAAATTTCTTTCTCTGTTCCACGGCTAAGACCCTTCATAAATAATGAAGAGAACAACCCAAATGACGTACATGAAAAACAACTTTTGCAAGTTATGCTTGCCTACAGACTTTTCATGCCTTTTGCAGGAATTACTATTTCTACTAGGGAAAGAGCAGGTTTTCGTGACAATGTGGTGGGACTTGCAGCCAACAAGATTTCGGCAGGAGTAAGTGTAGGCGTAGGAGGCCACAAAAATGACGAAAAAGGCGACGAGCAATTTGAAATCAGCGACAGCAGAAGTGTAGATGAGGTTCATGAAATGATTTTGTCAAGAGGCTTACAACCTGTTTATTCAGATTACATCAGAGTTTAA
- a CDS encoding thiamine phosphate synthase, translated as MVIYVTNRNLCRDDFLKRIEYLASGKPHAIILREKDLSTEDYQALAEKVKPITDSAGVQLIVNKFIETAKNLGIATVHVSMGDLVKYQDALQCFSQVWVSVHSAKEAQEAYNSGASALIAGHIYETDCKKDLSPRGLNFLREVCSSVSIPVFGIGGITRDRVKEVTEAGAEGVCIMSEAMTSLSPSSLTSQMLSFTLKDSCYTVNDYNYNKNSSKYHKPPLPKQCHL; from the coding sequence ATGGTGATTTATGTAACCAACCGTAATTTGTGCAGGGACGATTTTCTGAAAAGAATAGAGTATTTAGCCTCAGGCAAACCCCATGCCATAATATTGAGGGAAAAGGATTTGAGTACTGAAGATTATCAGGCTCTGGCGGAAAAAGTCAAACCTATAACTGACTCCGCAGGAGTTCAGCTTATAGTCAATAAATTTATTGAAACTGCAAAAAATTTGGGAATAGCCACAGTACATGTTTCCATGGGGGATTTAGTGAAATACCAAGATGCATTGCAATGCTTTTCCCAAGTTTGGGTTTCCGTACATTCGGCAAAGGAAGCACAAGAGGCATATAACTCGGGTGCTTCCGCCCTGATAGCCGGACATATCTATGAAACGGACTGCAAAAAGGATTTATCTCCAAGGGGATTGAATTTTTTAAGAGAGGTTTGCAGTTCTGTTTCCATTCCCGTTTTTGGAATCGGGGGTATTACTAGAGACAGAGTAAAAGAGGTAACTGAGGCAGGTGCAGAAGGTGTTTGCATAATGAGTGAAGCAATGACCAGCCTCTCCCCCTCCTCTCTTACGTCACAGATGCTATCTTTTACACTTAAAGACTCCTGCTATACTGTCAATGATTACAATTATAATAAAAACAGCAGCAAATATCATAAGCCCCCTTTGCCAAAGCAATGTCACTTGTGA
- a CDS encoding HAAS signaling domain-containing protein, translating into MEMIDRYIYAVAQHLPENIREDVSKELRSNIQDMLTEDASDAQIKEVLEKLGNPAKLAVEYNPQKRYLIGPGVYNQYIKLLKLVTGIAAITLGCIAIFTGVFNFSDVQKPQEIVSDVISAAMGGAMQGAFWVTLVFIIMERSGVHEGHSPFKNKKWTLEDLKAIPDYGKKKISRVSTTVEIFFTILFASLLIFRPEIIGVSLKGSGFVPILNAEILSTYTVGIVLLAIVSLGILVWKTIYPYWSIPLAAANAGFNIATAVLMLFMVRDTNIVNVKFLHLLEDLTNLTLSQVTLLWQRGLMIFAAVFIIIVIIDSIAGVFKCKR; encoded by the coding sequence ATGGAAATGATTGACCGTTATATATATGCTGTTGCACAACACCTGCCGGAAAACATCCGTGAGGATGTAAGCAAGGAGCTTCGGTCTAATATTCAGGATATGTTGACGGAGGATGCATCGGACGCTCAAATAAAGGAGGTTCTGGAGAAGTTGGGTAATCCTGCGAAACTTGCGGTTGAATATAATCCGCAAAAAAGATACCTGATAGGCCCGGGTGTCTATAACCAGTATATAAAACTGTTAAAGTTAGTAACAGGTATTGCTGCAATAACTCTGGGATGTATAGCTATATTTACCGGGGTGTTTAATTTTTCAGATGTACAAAAACCTCAGGAAATAGTATCGGATGTTATATCGGCGGCTATGGGCGGGGCTATGCAGGGAGCCTTCTGGGTTACATTGGTATTTATAATTATGGAAAGAAGCGGAGTACATGAGGGCCATAGCCCTTTTAAAAATAAAAAATGGACTTTGGAAGACTTGAAGGCTATACCTGACTATGGAAAAAAGAAAATATCAAGAGTATCTACAACGGTAGAAATATTTTTTACAATTTTGTTTGCATCGCTATTAATCTTCCGACCTGAAATTATAGGTGTTTCCCTGAAGGGCAGCGGATTTGTGCCAATACTCAATGCAGAAATATTGTCTACGTATACAGTTGGTATAGTATTATTGGCGATTGTAAGTCTTGGTATTCTGGTATGGAAGACAATTTATCCATATTGGAGCATACCTTTGGCTGCCGCAAATGCAGGCTTTAACATTGCCACAGCCGTTCTTATGCTGTTTATGGTAAGAGACACTAATATAGTAAATGTTAAATTTTTACACTTATTAGAGGACCTTACAAACCTGACTTTGTCACAAGTGACATTGCTTTGGCAAAGGGGGCTTATGATATTTGCTGCTGTTTTTATTATAATTGTAATCATTGACAGTATAGCAGGAGTCTTTAAGTGTAAAAGATAG
- a CDS encoding PadR family transcriptional regulator, whose translation MEATDDILSSLVVELKRGTLILSVLSQLFNPEYGYSLVQKLEQKNNPIDAGTLYPLLRRLEKQQLLVSNWDTSEARPRKFYVISEEGKKVFQCLKEEWKTLSGNLENLLEEEKDYGND comes from the coding sequence ATGGAAGCAACAGATGACATACTAAGTTCACTGGTTGTGGAGCTAAAGAGAGGAACCTTGATACTATCGGTACTCAGCCAACTATTTAACCCTGAGTATGGTTACTCTCTAGTACAAAAGCTTGAGCAAAAAAATAACCCTATTGATGCAGGCACTCTTTATCCTTTATTGAGGAGACTGGAAAAGCAGCAGCTTTTGGTAAGCAACTGGGATACAAGCGAAGCCAGACCGAGAAAATTCTATGTAATTAGTGAAGAAGGGAAAAAAGTATTTCAGTGTCTTAAAGAGGAATGGAAAACATTGTCCGGGAATTTGGAGAATTTATTAGAGGAGGAAAAAGATTATGGAAATGATTGA
- a CDS encoding FtsX-like permease family protein — MNFNSIAKKMFRANYKRYLLYFICNTFSIVLFYCFAALFTNKSFMDTTSEISMISSNVIAPSIMVSIFLALFVPYSHSAFQKLRRNDYGILMTLGMTDKEIFRNVLFENGMIALISIVTGLLAGTLVSMGFFSFIIHVIGIKNVTFGISFKAYLITILFYGGIFIVTVLISILKSLKMQIIDMIKERYKADKGAKSSKIVFGIGTAILVISAVLMFVNNYIKLWNMWFISMLVCCGATYLILCNAEVIVLFVSKRFKNFYIRNCLFLGDFKYRFHSTKKVTFTMIWLFVFAIFFMGLCTVTYPSMLENAVIYTPYHMVYAEIYGMNKISDYDLGEIFESGDTKVTQQKSIEVLRGAFNILSASKVNEVFKTDYHVAKGNFLMLYQYDLQDGYEHSFLSVPVINIPCNDGDYPLKTAGKDIRILFGDNNALSDFTILVNDADYMQIKKASLNYKAGNVKMFKFAQWRKSGDILDKLEQKQYKVNPTIEPKYYKMSSRLGKYNLAKQSAIFLIFVETFVFLLFWASANIILYLKLQLEFEDEERKFMSLYKMGMREDEFRSLVNKKLGLMFLLPVFTGGVIASFYIYFVFLSFNWYYKWLSVGYCIIISAIMLILQNGFVKTYSNSFLQRILKGIPQ; from the coding sequence ATGAATTTTAATTCCATAGCCAAAAAGATGTTTCGCGCAAACTATAAACGTTATTTGCTTTATTTTATTTGCAATACCTTTTCCATTGTACTGTTTTACTGCTTTGCTGCATTATTCACAAACAAGTCATTTATGGACACAACATCAGAAATCAGCATGATTTCCAGCAATGTTATTGCTCCAAGTATTATGGTTTCAATATTTCTGGCTCTGTTTGTGCCATATTCCCACAGTGCTTTCCAAAAGCTGCGTAGAAACGATTACGGTATACTCATGACTTTGGGAATGACAGACAAAGAAATTTTCAGAAATGTTTTATTTGAAAATGGAATGATTGCTTTGATTTCCATTGTAACGGGACTGCTTGCAGGAACTCTGGTTTCAATGGGTTTTTTTAGCTTTATTATACATGTAATCGGTATCAAAAACGTAACCTTTGGAATAAGCTTCAAAGCATACTTGATAACAATATTGTTTTACGGTGGGATATTTATTGTGACTGTACTAATAAGTATTCTCAAATCCCTTAAAATGCAAATAATTGATATGATAAAGGAGAGGTATAAGGCTGATAAAGGAGCTAAGTCATCTAAAATTGTATTTGGCATTGGAACAGCTATTTTGGTTATTTCTGCAGTGCTTATGTTTGTAAATAATTATATCAAGCTTTGGAATATGTGGTTTATAAGTATGTTGGTTTGTTGTGGAGCCACCTATTTGATTTTATGCAACGCCGAAGTAATTGTGTTGTTTGTAAGTAAAAGGTTTAAAAATTTTTACATAAGAAATTGCCTGTTTTTAGGAGATTTCAAATACCGTTTTCATTCAACCAAAAAAGTTACTTTTACTATGATATGGCTGTTTGTATTTGCAATCTTTTTTATGGGCTTATGTACAGTTACATATCCGTCCATGCTTGAAAATGCAGTTATATATACCCCTTATCATATGGTATACGCTGAGATTTACGGTATGAACAAAATATCTGATTATGACCTTGGCGAAATATTTGAAAGTGGAGATACCAAGGTAACTCAGCAGAAGTCAATTGAAGTATTAAGAGGGGCTTTTAACATATTATCTGCTTCAAAGGTTAATGAAGTTTTTAAAACGGACTACCATGTAGCAAAAGGAAATTTTTTGATGTTGTACCAATATGATTTACAGGACGGGTATGAGCATTCTTTTCTATCGGTACCTGTAATAAATATTCCCTGTAATGATGGGGATTATCCATTAAAGACTGCTGGGAAGGATATAAGAATACTATTTGGTGATAATAACGCTCTGTCCGATTTTACAATACTTGTTAATGATGCTGATTATATGCAAATTAAGAAAGCTTCTCTTAATTATAAGGCGGGGAATGTTAAGATGTTTAAATTTGCACAATGGAGAAAATCCGGCGATATTTTAGACAAGCTGGAGCAAAAGCAGTATAAAGTTAATCCCACAATCGAGCCTAAGTATTACAAAATGTCCTCAAGGTTGGGAAAATATAATCTTGCAAAACAATCAGCAATTTTCTTAATATTTGTTGAAACCTTTGTTTTTCTTCTGTTTTGGGCTTCTGCAAATATAATTCTTTATTTGAAATTGCAATTGGAATTTGAAGACGAGGAAAGAAAATTCATGAGTTTATATAAAATGGGAATGAGGGAGGATGAGTTTCGGTCTCTTGTTAATAAAAAACTTGGACTTATGTTTTTGCTTCCGGTTTTTACAGGAGGCGTTATTGCAAGCTTCTATATTTATTTTGTATTCTTATCATTTAATTGGTATTACAAATGGCTTAGTGTTGGGTATTGTATCATTATATCCGCTATAATGCTTATACTTCAGAACGGTTTTGTTAAAACATATTCAAATTCCTTTTTACAGCGGATTCTAAAAGGTATTCCGCAGTAA
- a CDS encoding ABC transporter ATP-binding protein encodes MEIQHITKTYKLKNKGGITVLNGVNLRICKGEMIAIMGPSGSGKTTFLNIISGIDRADGGTVMFSGRKFIDMDKSEMALLRRRQMGMVFQDFNLIDSLSVKENIMLPMILEKKEPAVIEAQLKKLSELLGISDILDKNTYEISGGQKQRVAICRALVNEPEVILADEPTGNLDSKSSKDVMQYLNKVNQECGTSVLMVTHDSVAASYCSRVILLQDGKIITEISKKESRKQFFKEILDVLSLIGGDTDEF; translated from the coding sequence ATGGAGATTCAACATATTACTAAAACTTATAAACTCAAAAACAAAGGTGGAATTACAGTTCTTAACGGTGTAAACTTGCGTATATGCAAGGGCGAAATGATTGCAATCATGGGGCCGTCGGGAAGCGGTAAAACCACCTTTTTGAATATAATCAGCGGCATAGACCGGGCTGATGGCGGAACAGTGATGTTTAGCGGCAGGAAATTCATAGATATGGATAAATCGGAGATGGCATTGTTGCGCAGAAGACAGATGGGAATGGTTTTTCAGGACTTTAACCTGATTGACAGCCTCTCTGTGAAGGAAAATATAATGCTGCCAATGATTCTGGAGAAAAAAGAGCCGGCTGTGATAGAAGCTCAACTGAAAAAGCTTTCAGAATTACTGGGAATATCAGATATTCTGGACAAAAATACATACGAGATTTCAGGAGGACAGAAGCAGAGAGTTGCAATATGCAGGGCACTTGTAAATGAGCCGGAAGTGATACTCGCTGATGAGCCTACGGGAAACCTGGATTCTAAGTCATCAAAGGATGTTATGCAATATCTCAATAAGGTTAATCAAGAGTGCGGAACCAGTGTGCTAATGGTAACTCATGATTCAGTGGCTGCAAGTTATTGCAGCCGGGTTATACTGTTGCAAGACGGAAAGATAATAACGGAGATTTCAAAAAAAGAGTCCAGAAAGCAATTTTTTAAGGAAATTCTGGATGTACTTTCTTTAATCGGCGGTGATACAGATGAATTTTAA
- a CDS encoding 4Fe-4S binding protein: MCTCKSIKVDKKPKWGKECNQCLACINFCPTKAIQFGKGTEKKGRYTNPNISINEMLL; encoded by the coding sequence GTGTGTACCTGCAAAAGCATTAAAGTAGATAAAAAACCAAAGTGGGGAAAGGAATGTAACCAGTGTCTGGCATGTATAAATTTTTGTCCCACAAAGGCAATACAATTTGGGAAAGGTACTGAAAAAAAGGGACGTTATACCAATCCAAACATCAGTATCAATGAAATGTTACTTTGA
- a CDS encoding nucleotide sugar dehydrogenase — protein MSLYENILNRKEKIAVIGLGYVGLPLAIAFSKRASVIGYDISIDKIELYKKGIDPTKEVGDDGIKNSAVEFTSDETRLKEAGFLIISVPTPVKSDHTPNLNPVEMASRLVGRNLAKGTIVVYESTVYPGVTEEICIPILEKESGMKCGEDFKVGYSPERINPGDKTHRLENIIKIVSGIDEDALDTIAKVYAMVIKAGVYPAETIKVAEAAKVIENSQRDINIAFMNEISMVFNKMNINTKSVLEAAGTKWNFLKFSPGLVGGHCIGVDPYYFTYKAEQLGYHSQIILSGRRINDVMGKYIVENLIKNMIRADLPVRNSKVAILGFTFKENCPDTRNTRVIDIVESLGEYGITPVVSDPEADALEAIQEYGIALTPIEDIRDMDAVILAVSHNSFLQLSKTDFDRMFKTDVKENKVIVDVKGVLSINEFVNPEYIYWSL, from the coding sequence ATGAGTCTGTATGAAAATATATTAAATCGCAAAGAAAAAATAGCGGTAATAGGCCTCGGATATGTAGGATTACCTCTTGCTATCGCGTTTTCTAAAAGAGCCTCTGTCATAGGTTATGACATAAGTATTGATAAAATAGAGTTATACAAAAAAGGTATAGATCCAACCAAAGAAGTAGGAGACGATGGAATAAAAAACTCTGCTGTAGAATTTACGTCGGATGAAACACGACTTAAGGAAGCAGGCTTTTTAATTATCTCGGTACCTACACCTGTTAAATCAGACCATACTCCCAATCTGAATCCCGTAGAAATGGCAAGCCGCCTTGTAGGCAGAAATCTTGCCAAAGGGACAATTGTTGTATATGAGTCCACTGTGTATCCCGGTGTCACCGAAGAAATCTGCATACCCATACTGGAGAAAGAATCTGGTATGAAATGCGGGGAAGATTTTAAAGTAGGCTATTCTCCCGAAAGAATAAACCCCGGAGATAAAACACACAGGCTTGAAAACATTATAAAAATTGTATCTGGCATAGACGAAGATGCACTTGATACAATAGCAAAGGTTTATGCAATGGTTATAAAAGCAGGCGTATACCCTGCTGAAACAATTAAAGTCGCGGAAGCGGCAAAGGTTATAGAAAACTCTCAACGAGATATTAATATTGCATTTATGAACGAAATCTCAATGGTTTTCAATAAAATGAACATTAATACTAAATCTGTGCTGGAAGCAGCGGGAACTAAATGGAATTTTCTGAAGTTTTCCCCCGGATTGGTGGGAGGGCACTGTATAGGTGTTGACCCTTACTATTTTACCTATAAGGCAGAACAGTTGGGATATCATTCTCAAATTATTCTCTCGGGCAGAAGAATTAATGATGTTATGGGAAAATATATTGTTGAGAATCTTATAAAAAACATGATTAGGGCTGATTTACCGGTCAGAAATTCCAAAGTCGCAATCCTTGGCTTTACTTTTAAAGAAAACTGTCCCGACACCCGCAATACAAGGGTTATAGATATAGTGGAAAGCCTCGGTGAATACGGAATTACACCCGTTGTTTCTGACCCCGAAGCTGATGCTTTGGAAGCAATACAGGAGTATGGTATTGCTTTGACTCCTATTGAAGACATCAGAGATATGGATGCAGTAATATTGGCCGTTAGCCATAACTCTTTTTTACAGCTGTCAAAAACTGATTTTGATAGGATGTTTAAGACTGATGTAAAAGAAAATAAAGTCATCGTGGACGTTAAAGGTGTATTAAGTATAAATGAGTTCGTTAATCCTGAGTATATTTATTGGAGTCTGTAA
- a CDS encoding CotH kinase family protein, which translates to MKKSRLLILSAFFTLFTLLLPMTSVGATIVYGDLNTDSSIDSIDYSILKGYLFGSITISNPTAADVNGDGNIDAIDLSLMKQYILHIITKFPADNNTNPEDNTPAAQLIGDMVFSVPSCTFSNQVTVTLSSKIANSQIRYTTDGSVPTASSPLYSIPLTFTKTTQLRAQSFVNGVVSGNMGTAVYVASAINTKHDLPVLILDAYGGGKPARDYKDVAVMLMEPQNNEASLLQTPTVATRAGFHVRGQSSANYEKTPYRLELWDNKNDDAKYSLLGMPGDGDWALLSPFPDKSLIRNALAYELGASMGLKSPRYRFVEVYLNLDNQPLSSADYQGVYLLTETLEIDKDRVNIKKLKEKDLTEPNITGGYLMQFNMMATDGPLVKGSGWNDLEITDPDDLLPEQLTWISNYIQKVHNSIHSSNPSDTTNGYPAYIDVDSFINYIIGNEIAREGDSYMRSTYIYKDRGAKLAAGPLWDYDLAYNCVTGMMGSTNYIEGWQFQPMFGMSSTCDWYYKLMQDPTFQSKISARWQELRSGPLSDAQLKALVQKLTTPLTNGAKRNFQKWNNLGTKNVGGFSTQTTQTWEEQISIIQNFLLQRAAWLDKSGWKPTTRTNPGWGG; encoded by the coding sequence ATGAAAAAAAGTCGTTTGCTGATTTTATCAGCATTTTTTACACTCTTCACCCTGCTATTACCCATGACAAGTGTCGGGGCAACTATAGTGTACGGAGATCTGAATACTGACAGTTCAATAGATTCTATAGACTATTCCATTTTGAAGGGTTATCTTTTTGGCAGTATAACCATTTCAAATCCTACAGCAGCCGATGTAAACGGAGACGGCAATATAGATGCTATTGATTTATCGTTAATGAAGCAATATATTCTGCACATTATTACCAAGTTTCCTGCTGATAATAATACAAATCCCGAAGATAACACTCCTGCAGCTCAATTGATTGGAGATATGGTTTTCTCTGTTCCAAGTTGTACCTTCAGCAACCAAGTAACAGTAACATTGAGCTCAAAAATTGCCAATTCTCAAATCCGCTATACTACCGACGGTAGTGTTCCTACCGCAAGTTCTCCTTTGTATAGCATTCCTTTAACCTTTACCAAGACAACACAGTTGAGAGCTCAATCCTTTGTAAACGGAGTTGTAAGCGGTAATATGGGTACTGCAGTATATGTTGCAAGTGCTATAAACACCAAGCATGACCTTCCTGTATTGATTCTTGACGCCTACGGTGGTGGGAAACCCGCTCGTGACTATAAAGATGTTGCAGTTATGCTGATGGAGCCCCAGAACAACGAAGCTTCATTATTACAAACGCCCACAGTCGCCACTCGTGCAGGTTTTCATGTGCGTGGTCAGTCCTCAGCTAATTACGAAAAGACTCCCTATCGTCTTGAGTTGTGGGATAACAAAAACGATGATGCCAAGTACTCTCTGCTAGGTATGCCGGGGGACGGCGATTGGGCATTGCTCTCACCTTTCCCTGATAAATCTCTGATAAGAAATGCTCTCGCTTATGAATTAGGGGCCAGTATGGGATTAAAATCACCAAGGTACAGATTTGTTGAAGTGTACCTGAATCTTGATAATCAACCCTTATCCTCCGCAGATTACCAAGGTGTATATCTGTTAACAGAAACTTTGGAAATAGACAAGGATCGTGTCAATATCAAAAAGCTTAAGGAAAAGGATCTTACAGAGCCGAATATTACCGGAGGTTATCTGATGCAGTTCAACATGATGGCAACTGATGGGCCGTTAGTAAAAGGGTCGGGATGGAATGATCTTGAGATAACAGACCCAGACGATTTACTGCCTGAACAACTAACTTGGATAAGCAACTATATTCAGAAGGTGCACAATTCTATTCACAGTTCTAATCCTTCTGATACAACCAACGGATACCCTGCTTACATTGACGTTGATTCTTTTATTAATTATATTATTGGAAATGAAATTGCTCGTGAAGGCGACTCATATATGCGCAGTACTTACATATACAAGGATCGTGGTGCAAAGCTCGCCGCCGGACCTCTTTGGGATTATGATCTGGCCTACAACTGTGTAACAGGTATGATGGGGTCAACAAACTACATAGAAGGCTGGCAGTTCCAACCAATGTTTGGTATGAGTTCAACATGCGACTGGTACTACAAGCTTATGCAGGACCCTACTTTTCAAAGCAAGATTAGTGCACGCTGGCAGGAATTGCGCAGCGGACCTCTTTCAGATGCACAGCTAAAAGCACTGGTTCAAAAGCTTACAACACCTTTAACAAACGGTGCTAAACGTAATTTCCAAAAGTGGAACAATCTAGGTACTAAAAATGTAGGTGGTTTCAGTACACAAACAACTCAAACCTGGGAAGAGCAAATATCAATTATACAGAACTTTCTTCTGCAAAGGGCAGCTTGGTTGGATAAATCAGGATGGAAACCAACTACTCGCACAAATCCCGGCTGGGGAGGTTAA
- a CDS encoding GyrI-like domain-containing protein, which yields MVESGKEFIMENVLSLRKKMTQRQLDDEMEKIGEFLQSNGATQAGPIVTVTFSIDTQNEEPVLDMEILVPMDKELELSGDYVFKPLFKVTNAVYARHKGNPTDLQKTYNEMLLFIQENALQQITVGYNVLINEPMPGLTLDDMIIDVYIGINPNIL from the coding sequence ATGGTGGAATCAGGTAAAGAATTTATAATGGAAAATGTTCTGTCTCTTAGAAAAAAGATGACTCAGAGACAATTAGACGATGAAATGGAGAAAATAGGAGAGTTTCTTCAGAGTAATGGTGCAACTCAGGCGGGGCCCATAGTTACGGTAACTTTTTCAATTGACACGCAGAACGAAGAACCTGTACTGGACATGGAAATACTTGTGCCTATGGATAAGGAATTGGAACTATCGGGTGACTATGTATTTAAACCTTTGTTTAAGGTGACGAATGCAGTTTATGCAAGACACAAAGGCAATCCGACTGATTTGCAGAAGACGTACAATGAAATGCTTTTATTTATCCAGGAAAATGCTTTGCAGCAGATAACAGTAGGGTATAATGTTCTGATAAATGAACCCATGCCCGGACTGACTCTTGATGATATGATTATCGACGTCTATATAGGAATAAATCCAAATATTCTTTAA
- a CDS encoding dockerin type I repeat-containing protein gives MKGLRKSKAVFAMALVLALLITCGAFPVAAQEGGLIIGDANGDGLVNVTDAAILNLYVSGYTNTFPYDMADYTMDVNDDGYINRQDFDLLNKFISGSLASLPSADILRNMPQTVFQYSYVNGAWGYRNIRLSIDKQGNIYTSGNITPNVDPSTIKVPKIEIESMYLDLYLASQGTITNPQNAACDMGINVYGGNIVKNGALQYVFLKQYGDVDQENMSPYTQTLVDWLDGYVDMIY, from the coding sequence ATGAAAGGTTTAAGAAAAAGTAAAGCGGTTTTTGCAATGGCTCTGGTACTGGCTTTATTGATTACTTGTGGGGCATTTCCTGTAGCGGCTCAGGAAGGTGGTTTAATTATTGGTGATGCAAATGGGGACGGACTTGTCAATGTGACTGACGCGGCAATTCTGAATCTATACGTATCCGGCTACACAAATACATTTCCATATGATATGGCGGACTACACAATGGATGTTAATGATGACGGATATATTAACAGACAGGATTTCGATCTGCTGAACAAATTTATATCAGGTTCACTGGCATCACTGCCATCAGCGGATATACTAAGGAACATGCCACAAACAGTATTTCAATATAGTTATGTAAATGGTGCATGGGGATATAGAAATATAAGATTAAGTATAGATAAACAAGGAAATATTTACACCAGCGGAAACATAACACCAAATGTAGATCCCTCAACTATAAAAGTTCCTAAAATTGAGATTGAGTCTATGTATTTAGATTTATATCTGGCCTCACAGGGAACAATAACGAATCCTCAGAATGCTGCTTGTGATATGGGGATAAATGTTTATGGGGGAAATATCGTAAAGAATGGAGCTTTGCAGTACGTATTTTTGAAGCAATATGGCGATGTTGACCAGGAAAATATGTCACCCTACACTCAGACTTTGGTGGATTGGCTTGACGGATATGTAGATATGATATACTAA